Proteins from a single region of Desulfobacter postgatei 2ac9:
- the crcB gene encoding fluoride efflux transporter CrcB, whose translation MIKIAIVGLGGAIGAMCRFLVYEAYINALKNTSLPLGTITVNVLGCFIIGFLGGIADTREIFAPEVRLLIFTGFLGGFTTFSTFGFELFLYMRNGQIGLAVLNGLIQLSAGLIFVWIGFELSKAI comes from the coding sequence ATGATCAAAATAGCAATAGTCGGATTAGGCGGCGCCATAGGCGCCATGTGCCGATTTCTGGTGTACGAAGCTTATATCAATGCCTTAAAAAACACATCGCTTCCCTTAGGAACCATTACCGTCAATGTTTTAGGATGCTTTATCATCGGATTTTTAGGCGGTATTGCCGATACACGGGAAATCTTTGCCCCGGAAGTCAGACTACTTATTTTTACCGGATTCTTAGGCGGATTCACCACGTTTTCCACCTTTGGATTTGAACTGTTTTTATATATGCGCAACGGACAGATCGGCCTGGCCGTTTTGAACGGGCTTATCCAGTTAAGCGCGGGACTGATTTTTGTGTGGATTGGATTCGAGTTATCAAAAGCCATTTGA
- a CDS encoding sigma-54-dependent transcriptional regulator, with translation MNSPNPDNPIFIVDDDPKILAAVETILRIAGFDNITAIQDSRDVIRTMERRIPGLVLLDLNMPHINGAYLLKSIRKTWPRIPVIMLTSNIEVDTAVKCMKIGAMDYILKPVDSDRLIKSVKQALDGGQALGQLSPSLHQELFSQIKKPAAFSAIITQDSQMHAIFHYVEAVAPSPQPVLIFGETGVGKELIGQCIHNLSGRKGKLVKVNVAGLDDNMFSDTLFGHVPGAFTSARNARPGLILQASGGTLMLDEIGDLALSSQVKLLRLLQEGDYLALGSDITRHSDTRIIASTNQDLWALEKQGKFRKDLIYRLSTHRLTIPPLRERLLDLPLLLDRFICQAADELDKPVPDIPKRLIEIMETHPFKGNIRELKSMVYDAMSRYQGGAISADLFNISIHTDHGVGASMSVDPGLPTLKQAANALVEKAMAHTGGNQSAAAKILGISQQALSKRLQKLREEE, from the coding sequence TTGAATTCCCCAAATCCGGATAACCCCATATTCATAGTGGATGACGATCCAAAGATTCTTGCTGCAGTAGAAACGATTCTGCGAATAGCCGGTTTTGACAACATCACTGCCATCCAGGATTCAAGGGATGTGATCAGGACCATGGAACGTAGAATTCCCGGGCTGGTTCTCCTGGATTTAAATATGCCTCATATCAACGGCGCCTACCTGTTGAAAAGTATCCGCAAGACCTGGCCAAGAATACCTGTTATTATGCTCACAAGTAATATTGAGGTGGATACGGCTGTTAAGTGTATGAAGATCGGGGCCATGGATTATATCCTTAAGCCCGTTGATTCGGATCGCCTGATTAAGTCGGTAAAACAGGCGCTTGATGGCGGACAGGCCCTGGGGCAGCTTTCTCCTTCCCTGCACCAGGAGTTATTTTCCCAGATAAAAAAACCTGCAGCCTTCAGCGCGATTATTACCCAGGACAGTCAGATGCATGCCATTTTCCATTATGTGGAAGCTGTGGCGCCGTCTCCCCAGCCGGTGCTGATCTTTGGGGAAACAGGGGTAGGCAAGGAGTTGATTGGCCAGTGCATTCACAACTTAAGCGGCCGTAAGGGCAAATTGGTAAAGGTCAACGTGGCAGGGTTGGATGATAATATGTTTTCAGATACTTTGTTCGGCCATGTGCCCGGCGCGTTTACCAGCGCGCGGAACGCCCGGCCCGGCTTGATTCTTCAGGCTTCCGGGGGAACTTTGATGCTTGATGAGATCGGCGATTTGGCATTATCCTCCCAGGTTAAGCTGCTCAGACTGCTCCAGGAAGGTGATTATCTGGCGCTGGGGTCGGATATTACCCGGCATTCGGATACCCGGATCATTGCTTCCACCAATCAGGATCTGTGGGCACTCGAAAAACAGGGTAAATTCAGAAAAGATCTGATTTACCGCCTCTCCACACATCGGCTGACCATACCTCCGTTGCGGGAACGCCTTTTGGATCTTCCCCTGCTTCTGGATCGCTTTATCTGCCAGGCTGCCGATGAACTGGACAAGCCTGTGCCTGATATCCCGAAACGTCTTATTGAGATCATGGAAACGCATCCGTTCAAGGGGAATATCAGGGAGTTGAAGTCCATGGTTTACGATGCCATGTCCAGATACCAGGGCGGTGCCATCTCTGCTGATTTGTTTAATATTTCCATCCATACCGATCATGGGGTAGGGGCGTCTATGTCGGTAGATCCGGGACTTCCGACTTTGAAGCAGGCTGCCAATGCACTGGTGGAAAAAGCCATGGCCCATACAGGGGGGAATCAGTCTGCTGCGGCCAAAATTCTGGGCATTTCCCAGCAGGCGCTCAGCAAGCGACTTCAAAAACTTCGTGAAGAGGAATAG